A window of the Clupea harengus chromosome 8, Ch_v2.0.2, whole genome shotgun sequence genome harbors these coding sequences:
- the LOC116221535 gene encoding transmembrane protein 272-like yields the protein MEDRTLLQNIRQTAKPSTPVLIITKLIVMAIPVAEIVIGSMYLQACPIQRYIPIYLVAMGAFTLSLTLLSCLPCTQEPEDGSQSAISSVCTAWNSLVSLFLFCWFIAGNVWIYSIYQPNYNPSAGPHCDKTLYLFAFWITSLVYILIGGFFVVGCCALIFMSICGRAGFGYGRHEDI from the exons ATGGAGGACAGGACTTTACTGCAGAACATACGCCAGACGGCCAAACCCAGCACACCTGTTTTAA TAATTACCAAGCTAATTGTGATGGCCATACCCGTCGCGGAGATTGTAATTG GTTCAATGTACCTGCAAGCCTGCCCGATACAGAGGTACATACCTATCTACCTAGTGGCAATGGGGGCCTTCACTCTGTCCCTGACTCTGCTGTCCTGCCTGCCCTGCACACAAGAGCCCGAGGACGGGAGCCAATCTGCCATCAGCAGCGTCTGCACCGCCTGGAACTCCCtcgtctccctcttccttttctgCTGGTTTATTGCTG gtaATGTGTGGATCTATTCAATATACCAGCCCAACTACAATCCATCTGCTGGACCCCACTGTGATAAGACTCTCTACCTGTTTGCATTCTGGATAACCTCTCTGGTTTATATATTGATTGGCGGGTTCTTTGTCGTGGGTTGTTGTGCACTGATCTTCATGTCCATATGTGGGAGGGCGGGCTTTGGGTATGGACGGCATGAGGATATCTGA
- the LOC105906654 gene encoding uncharacterized protein LOC105906654: protein MTVLTHLRSPDELPTSIKTSRQRELHLTGFQENGIVAQDLIPISSVWHPVGSFPCHSAAMSLGRPLQLMRSLRKSPALFHHRFRHDRAQSLSHGDPLFKVHYLGTEKIYSLDMEQAEVAISHLLERSPAPEKLGKEHALVVRPRYIEVKEISTGRQLTKTYLRDIAYCAADAERPNVFLYICKQQGQQLQCRVFWCSRPEKVKDMTNCLARSFQSALSDLQESGSNRTQGEDLMKEGRPLLTNGKAKSCTMPRDLRKGRSTRTLSSRSPLREMMRRTSISD from the exons ATGACAGTATTGACCCACCTCCGCTCTCCAGACGAACTTCCCACTTCGATCAAAACGTCACGACAACGTGAG CTGCATTTAACTGGATTTCAGGAGAACGGAATCGTGGCTCAGGACCTGATTCCCATATCATCTGTCTG GCATCCTGTGGGCTCGTTTCCCTGCCACTCAGCAGCCATGTCCCTGGGGCGACCATTGCAACTCATGCGCTCGCTGAGGAAATCGCCCGCCCTTTTCCATCACCGCTTTCGCCATGATCGCGCCCAGTCGCTGTCTCATGGCGACCCACTCTTCAAGGTGCACTATCTGGGCACAGAGAAAATCTACTCCCTGGACATGGAGCAGGCCGAGGTCGCCATCTCCCATTTGTTGGAGCGATCTCCGGCTCCGGAGAAGCTGGGCAAGGAGCACGCCTTGGTCGTGCGGCCACGTTACATCGAGGTGAAAGAGATCAGCACCGGACGACAGCTCACCAAGACTTACCTCCGAGACATCGCTTACTGTGCGGCGGACGCAGAGCGGCCAAATGTGTTCCTCTACATATGCAAACAGCAGGGTCAGCAGCTCCAATGCCGAGTGTTTTGGTGCAGCCGGCCAGAGAAGGTCAAGGACATGACAAATTGTCTGGCGCGATCCTTTCAGAGCGCACTGAGTGACTTGCAGGAGAGTGGCAGTAATCGCACGCAAGGAGAGGACTTGATGAAAGAGGGGCGACCTCTCTTGACTAATGGCAAGGCCAAAAGCTGCACAATGCCACGAGACCTGAGGAAAG GTCGCTCCACAAGGACTTTGAGTTCTCGCAGTCCgctgagagagatgatgaggaggacAAGTATCAGTGACTGA